One Leptospiraceae bacterium genomic window, AGTTTTTTCATAAACACTATAAAACTTCCATCTCTCATAAGAATAAAAAAACCTTTAGTTATTTTTTTCTGTTTAATTTCATAAATAGCCAAACCAGTATACCAAGTCTTAATGGCCTGATTTATTTCCGGTTCATTAAACTTTTCCAATACTTTAATAGACTCCTCATAGCCACACCTCCCATGGTAATGTGAATTATTATTCTGATGTATACGATATCTACATATAACTTCTTGAACAGCTCTAACTTTATACTTATAGGAAATCTTAACAAACAAATCATAGTCTTCAGCTTGCTTGTAAGAAAAATCTATACCTCCAACTCCCCAAAAGAATTCATTTTTCACCATACCGGATACTAAAAAAATAAAATTCTCATAGATTAATCGATTAAAGATATTACCTTCAGGTAAAACTTCATTTAAGACTTCCCTGTTATATCTTTCAGCACCGGAACTTAAAATATTACTTTCTGTTTCGGGAACAATAAATGAAATAACCTTCCCATAAACCAACCCCAAACTATCATCTTCCTCTGCAATAATAGCTACCTGCTTTTCTAGTTTTTCCGGAAGCCAAATATCATCACAATCCAAAAACCCTATCCACTCTCCACTGGCTTTTTCAGCAGCTAAATTCCTGGCAGCACCCAAAGTGGTATGCTCCGGTGCATAAAAATACTTCATGCGTTCATCTTTATAAGTCTTAAATATAGAAGCACTTTCGTCTGTAGATTGGTTATCCCAAAAAATAATCTCCCAATTAGTGTAGGTTTGGACCAAAACAGAATCTATAGCTTCTTTCAAATACTTCGAGCTATTATAACAGTTCATGATTACACTGATTAATGGATTACTTTTCGAATCTCTATTTACCGTTTGCATTTTATCTTTTACTTTTCATCTAAGGTTGACCGCTCTTTCTAACTCGTCCGCCACATACTCAACATCTTCTACTGTTAAATCATAATGCAATGGTAAGGTCAGAAGTCCACTATATATTTTCTCAGTATTCGGAAATGCACTTGGTTTCAGATCTTTATAATATGTTAACCAATGATTGGGTTGGTAGTGTAGGCCAGTCTGAATTCCTTTTTCAAGAAGCTGTTTTCTTAAGGATTCCCTGTCTTTCATTCCAGAAATGAGAACCGGATATATATGTGGAACGACCTCATCATAATTTTTTTGGAATGTT contains:
- a CDS encoding glycosyltransferase, with amino-acid sequence MNCYNSSKYLKEAIDSVLVQTYTNWEIIFWDNQSTDESASIFKTYKDERMKYFYAPEHTTLGAARNLAAEKASGEWIGFLDCDDIWLPEKLEKQVAIIAEEDDSLGLVYGKVISFIVPETESNILSSGAERYNREVLNEVLPEGNIFNRLIYENFIFLVSGMVKNEFFWGVGGIDFSYKQAEDYDLFVKISYKYKVRAVQEVICRYRIHQNNNSHYHGRCGYEESIKVLEKFNEPEINQAIKTWYTGLAIYEIKQKKITKGFFILMRDGSFIVFMKKLLRILLLASKI